A segment of the Aridibaculum aurantiacum genome:
ATTGATACGGTAAAAGCGCTTTTACCTCGTCTACCAGCCCGGCTACAATCATTTCATCCACTCTTGTATTTACCTGCTGGTATAGCTGCTCTCGTGGTAGTTCAAGGCCGATCTTGATGATATTGAATGGACGTTGCTGCTTATTACCTGTTCTGAATGAACTGATAGATCTGCCGGTAGATAAAATCACCTCAAGTGCCCTCATCAGCCGCTGCGGATTTTGCTGTTCTGCTACCTCCCAAAATACAGGGTCCTTTTCCTGTAATTGTTGCTGCAGGTATTCCAATCCTAGTTTATTGTAACTGTTAATCACCTGCTGGCGAATAGCCGGATCAACTGTAGGAACTTCATCCAGGCCTTCTGCAAAAGCTTTGATGTAGAGGCCTGTTCCACCTACCATCACCGCAGTATCTTTTATAGAAAAGATATTTGCAGCGGCCTGTAAGGCATATTCTTCAAAAACAGCGGCATTCACTTCCTGGTGAATTGAATGAGAACTGATGAAATAATGATGAACAGCAGCCAATTCCTTTTCAGAAGGTTTGGCTACGCCAATGTTCAGTTCTATAAAACATTGCCTGGAATCTGCTGAAATTATATCCGTTTGCAGTCGCTGCGCCAACTCGATGGCTAAGGAAGTTTTTC
Coding sequences within it:
- the miaA gene encoding tRNA (adenosine(37)-N6)-dimethylallyltransferase MiaA — protein: MKTIFIICGPTAVGKTSLAIELAQRLQTDIISADSRQCFIELNIGVAKPSEKELAAVHHYFISSHSIHQEVNAAVFEEYALQAAANIFSIKDTAVMVGGTGLYIKAFAEGLDEVPTVDPAIRQQVINSYNKLGLEYLQQQLQEKDPVFWEVAEQQNPQRLMRALEVILSTGRSISSFRTGNKQQRPFNIIKIGLELPREQLYQQVNTRVDEMIVAGLVDEVKALLPYQYLNALQTVGYRELFPVFTKAVTLDTAIEEIKKNTRHYAKRQMTWFKRDSGIHWFHPKQEGLIDQLISMVTN